The proteins below are encoded in one region of Colletotrichum lupini chromosome 5, complete sequence:
- a CDS encoding DNA polymerase alpha/epsilon subunit B has protein sequence MDPPPSISPKRKMPMANIFAARTPAPPSSAIPSSSPAFGTPVHPLKPFKVSAPTKHAILPIILPPATLRPLAFRTFTKKHSLTIASSALQELATFIGRHCGSAWREEGLAEKVLEEVAKSWKGRNGGVIVDGASPELKDILKNLEGNMSGGKIVAGARGLSRQNSLLIEPGQDVDMSNARLGLRPAQASLAREDSQQSFGMSSLGVEEEEDDESIKDPRKWFNVIDAYDQPRYSYNVAKKHFERETSKPSLLPPASHKTALFRNRYNVIHQRLLRNESFQTSAVASTRAPSGKRSSSNQLNHRITPIANLLGRHGSHHMLLGMLNVLPAGGLAISDLTATIALDVSQAVAIPEDSAWFAPGMVVLVDGVYEEEEESVGKGLSGSSGVGGTLGGRFQGFFIGQPPCEKRRATLGVSGPDGGQDHTIGGGFGWIDFLGVGSERAVGSKMRKLEQRLLPRHSAEEVPSRGRMVIIGELNLDQPRTLQALRRILAIYAAEPEGSSPMTFVVTGNFTQHAVLARGGSGGSIEYKEYFDALASALSDYPTLLQTSTFVFVPGDNDGWVSAFTAGAATPLPRKGAPDVFTSRIRRVFAAANAELGAKSDGEAIWTSNPSRLTLFGPNHEVVVFRDDISARLRRTAVRLKSSKQNAGEDEETQPPEDGSGADDVNMAGNDQVEADEAMDVDIPSEKPAVKEVNSSLPQDIHAARKLVKTILDQGYLSPFRQATRSVHWDYATALHLYPLPTSMVLVDTTAPPFCVTYEGCHVMNPGSILVPGRTRVGRWIEYEIGKIGKLRETTF, from the exons ATGGATCCGCCACCGTCAATATCTCCTAAGCGCAAAATGCCCATGGCCAACATCTTTGCCGCAAGGACGCCTGCCCCTCCATCTTCTGCGATACCCTCGTCCTCGCCCGCATTCGGCACCCCAGTCCATCCTTTGAAGCCTTTCAAAGTCTCAGCGCCGACGAAACACGCGATCCTCCCCATCATTCTACCTCCAGCCACACTACGACCACTGGCATTCCGAACCTTCACAAAGAAACACAGTCTGACCATTGCCTCCTCCGCCTTACAAGAATTGGCTACATTCATCGGCCGGCATTGTGGTTCCGCATGGCGAGAGGAGGGACTCGCAGAGAAGGTTCTGGAGGAGGTGGCAAAGTCATGGAAAGGCCGCAATGGTGGAGTTATCGTCGATGGCGCAAGCCCAGAGCTTAAAGATATTCTGAAAAACTTGGAGGGAAATATGAGCGGGGGCAAAATTGTGGCCGGCGCCAGAGGCTTGAGTCGACAGAATAGCCTTCTGATCGAACCGGGGCAAGATGTGGACATGTCAAACGCGAGATTGGGTTTGCGGCCGGCACAGGCATCGTTGGCTCGAGAGGACAGCCAACAGAGCTTTGGCATGTCTAGTCTGGGCgtcgaggaagaagaggacgacgaGAGTATCAAGGATCCGCGGAAGTGGTTCAACGTAATCGATGCCTACGATCAGCCAAGATATTCCTACAATGTTGCCAAGAAGCATTTCGAGAG GGAAACCTCAAAACCTTCACTCCTACCGCCAGCATCACACAAAACTGCGCTATTCAGAAACAGGTACAATGTCATACACCAGAGATTGCTCAGGAACGAGTCCTTCCAGACGTCAGCAGTTGCGAGCACGAGGGCTCCTTCGGGCAAACGGTCATCATCAAACCAACTAAACCATAGAATTACCCCAATCGCCAATCTTTTAGGTCGCCATGGTAGCCACCACATGCTTTTGGGGATGTTGAATGTGTTGCCTGCGGGAGGCCTCGCGATTAGCGACCTGACGGCCACTATTGCCCTAGATGTGTCACAAGCTGTTGCAATCCCCGAAGATTCGGCTTGGTTCGCTCCTGGAATGGTTGTGCTCGTGGATGGTGTTtacgaggaagaagaggagtcCGTCGGCAAGGGACTGAGTGGTAGCAGCGGTGTCGGAGGAACACTAGGCGGCAGGTTCCAAGGCTTCTTCATCGGTCAACCCCCATGCGAGAAGAGGAGAGCAACATTAGGAGTCAGTGGTCCCGATGGCGGCCAGGATCACACCATAGGAGGTGGATTCGGCTGGATCGATTTCCTCGGCGTCGGAAGCGAACGAGCCGTCGGATCCAAGATGCGGAAGCTTGAACAGCGGTTACTGCCCCGCCACTCTGCCGAGGAGGTGCCTAGTAGAGGGCGGATGGTGATCATCGGCGAGTTGAACCTTGACCAACCACGAACGTTGCAAGCCTTGCGAAGGATACTTGCGATATATGCAGCTGAGCCCGAAGGCTCAAGTCCAATGACTTTCGTTGTCACGGGCAATTTCACGCAGCATGCTGTTCTTGCCAGGGGTGGTAGCGGCGGCAGCATTGAGTACAAAGAATATTTTGACGCCTTGGCCTCGGCCCTGTCCGACTATCCCACGCTCCTCCAAACGTCTACATTTGTGTTCGTTCCTGGAGACAACGACGGTTGGGTGTCAGCGTTCACTGCCGGCGCTGCGACACCGCTGCCTCGAAAAGGTGCACCGGATGTCTTCACATCACGTATTAGACGCGTTTTCGCAGCGGCAAATGCGGAGCTCGGGGCCAAGAGCGATGGCGAGGCCATCTGGACGTCGAACCCAAGCCGTTTGACACTCTTCGGTCCGAATCACGAAGTTGTCGTCTTCCGAGATGATATCTCAGCTCGCCTCCGCCGCACGGCAGTCCGCCTCAAGTCATCGAAACAGAATGCCGGCGAGGATGAGGAGACCCAGCCTCCCGAAGACGGCAGCGGAGCAGACGACGTCAATATGGCAGGGAACGACCAAGTCGAAGCAGACGAGGCTATGGACGTCGATATTCCCAGCGAGAAGCCCGCTGTAAAAGAGGTCAATTCGAGCCTGCCTCAAGACATTCATGCGGCGCGGAAGCTCGTCAAGACGATCTTGGACCAAGGGTATCTGTCGCCTTTCCGTCAAGCGACCCGCTCAGTGCACTGGGACTATGCGACGGCTCTGCACCTCTACCCTTTGCCAACATCAATGGTCCTTGTAGACACGACGGCGCCACCGTTTTGTGTGACGTACGAGGGGTGTCATGTCATGAACCCGGGCAGCATTCTTGTGCCTGGACGGACGCGAGTCGGTCGCTGGATAGAGTATGAGATTGGCAAGATTGGCAAGTTACGGGAGACGACGTTTTGA